A genomic stretch from Ascaphus truei isolate aAscTru1 unplaced genomic scaffold, aAscTru1.hap1 HAP1_SCAFFOLD_286, whole genome shotgun sequence includes:
- the LOC142482998 gene encoding uncharacterized protein LOC142482998 produces MTSSYLARCQCSGAGYEYRSTPTKEVQPLSLGHRMESDASKKQASESYKCSDLVSDEQFPINTWENVSNTPFEIQPSITQESCMCNKPFPTNTTAYVSNEPFPINTTAYVSNEPFPTNTTAYVSNEPFPINTTAYVSNEPFPINTTAYVSNEPFPINTKAFVSNEPFPINTTAYVSNEPFPINTTAYVSNEPFPINTTAYVSNEPFPINTTAYVSNEPFPINTKAFVSNEPFPINTTAYVSNEPFPINTSAYVSNEPFPINTKAYVSNEPFSINTKAYVSNEPFPINTKAYVSNEPFPINTTAYVSNEPFPINTKAYVSNEPFPINTKAYVSNEPFPINTTAYVSNEPFPINTKAFVSNEPFPINTTAYVSNEPFPINTTAYVSNEPFPINTTAYVSNEPFPINTTAYVSNEPFPINTTAYVSNEPFPINTKAYVSNEPFPINTTAYVSNEPFSINTKAYVSNEPFPINTKAYVSNEPFPINTKAYVSNEPFPINTKAYVSNEPFPINTKAYVSNEPFPINTKAYVSNEPFPINTRD; encoded by the exons ATGACCTCCTCATACCTGGCACGATGCCAGTGCAGTGGAGCAGGGTATGAGTATCGTTCAACACCAACAAAGGAGGTCCAGCCACTCAGCCTGGGGCACCGCATGGAGTCAGATGCAAGCAAAAAGCAAG CTTCAGAGAGCTACAAGTGCTCAGACCTAGTGTCCGATGAGCAATTCCCCATCAACACATGGGAAAATGTCTCAAACACGCCATTCGAGATCCAGCCGTCCATCACCCAAGAGTCCTGCATGTGCAACAAACCCTTCCCCACCAACACCACAGCCTATGTGTCTAATGAACCCTTCCCCATCAACACCACAGCCTATGTGTCTAACGAGCCCTTCCCCACCAACACCACAGCCTATGTGTCTAACGAGCCCTTCCCCATCAACACCACAGCCTATGTGTCTAACGAGCCCTTCCCCATCAACACCACAGCCTATGTGTCTAACGAACCCTTCCCCATCAACACCAAAGCCTTTGTGTCTAACGAACCTTTCCCCATCAACACCACAGCCTATGTGTCTAACGAGCCCTTCCCCATCAACACCACAGCCTATGTGTCTAACGAGCCCTTCCCCATCAACACCACAGCCTATGTGTCTAACGAGCCCTTCCCCATCAACACCACAGCCTATGTGTCTAACGAACCTTTCCCCATCAACACCAAAGCCTTTGTGTCTAACGAACCCTTCCCCATCAACACCACAGCCTATGTGTCTAACGAGCCCTTCCCCATCAACACCTCAGCCTATGTGTCTAACGAGCCTTTCCCCATCAACACCAAAGCCTATGTGTCTAATGAACCTTTCTCCATCAACACCAAAGCCTATGTGTCTAACGAGCCCTTCCCCATCAACACCAAAGCCTATGTGTCTAACGAGCCCTTCCCCATCAACACCACAGCCTATGTGTCTAACGAACCCTTCCCCATCAACACCAAAGCCTATGTGTCTAACGAACCCTTCCCCATCAACACCAAAGCCTATGTGTCTAACGAACCCTTCCCCATCAACACCACAGCCTATGTGTCTAACGAACCTTTCCCCATCAACACCAAAGCCTTTGTGTCTAACGAACCTTTCCCCATCAACACCACAGCCTATGTGTCTAACGAGCCCTTCCCCATCAACACCACAGCCTATGTGTCTAACGAACCCTTCCCCATCAACACCACAGCCTATGTGTCTAACGAACCCTTCCCCATCAACACCACAGCCTATGTGTCTAACGAACCTTTCCCCATCAACACCACAGCCTATGTGTCTAACGAACCCTTCCCCATCAACACCAAAGCCTATGTGTCTAACGAACCCTTCCCCATCAACACCACAGCCTATGTGTCTAACGAACCCTTCTCCATCAACACCAAAGCCTATGTGTCTAATGAACCCTTCCCCATCAACACCAAAGCCTATGTGTCTAACGAACCCTTCCCCATCAACACCAAAGCCTATGTGTCTAACGAGCCCTTCCCAATCAACACCAAAGCCTATGTGTCTAACGAACCCTTCCCCATCAACACCAAAGCCTATGTGTCTAACGAACCCTTCCCCATCAACACCAAAGCCTATGTGTCTAACGAGCCCTTCCCCATCAACACCAGAGATTAA